The segment GAGGGCCCTTACCAGGTGCTCAAGAGGGTCGAAGAGACGGGATCCCTCCACAAAGCGGCCATGGACCTCAACATGTCCTACCGGAAGGCGTGGCTGATGCTTCAGGCGATAGAGGCGAGGCTGGGTTTCGCACTCCTTGACAGAAAGGTAGGGGGCGTCTCCGGCGGCGGCTCCAGCATAACCCCTGAGGGGAAGAAATTCCTGAAAAGCTACGAAGGCTTCCGAGAGGACGTGAGGCAAACCCTGGAAAAAACCTTCAAAAAACACTTCAAGTGAAACCGGGTCACAGGTAATGGGTAATGGGCAATAGGTCTGGAAGAGAAAAAGGAAAGGCCTTTCGCTTTTCCCCATAGCCTATAACCTATCACCTGCTACCTGTTTCCTTTATCTCTTCCTGACATCCCTGTATTCCGCTTCGCTCAGGTTGCCGTCGCCGTTGCGGTCGTATTTCTTGAAGTCCTGCATCGTGACAGAGGGCAGGACGGTACCCAGCTCGATGGGGGAGATCCTGCCATCCTTGTTGTTGTCCACGTCGTTGAAGGAAAGCGTGTTCACCTTGTACTTGACGCGGACGGGGACGGCGCGGTTGTTGGAGGATTGCTTCGACGCCGTCCGCTTGGACCGTTTGCCCTTCTGGGACGAGGTCGACTCGTCGGGGGCGGTCTGGTCCAGGAGGTCCTGGTGGAAGTTCTCCCCCTTGACTATGCCGATGCCGTTCTTTATGTATCCTACGGTGACAGTGTCCCCGATCTGTATCTCTCCCGTGTGCTTGTAGCCCCGCACGACAGGGTTGGCAAGGTCGAATGTCAGGTTCTTGCCCGCGCTCTTCACGGATATCGTCTTCCCGACATAATCGACGCCGGAGACGGTCCCCGTGAAGATGGTGCGCGAACCCGTCCTGACCTTGAGGAGCGAAGCCGTCGCACCCGGACCGGTGGGAGCGCCCCGGCCGTCGATGGTCTCGTCGCGAACGGTCTGTGTGGCCGATCTGGGCGTTGGCCCCAGCTTTGCTTCTTCGTCGGGAGCGGTGACGCGCTGGTTCGGCTCGGCAGCCGTTTCCTGCTGTTTCGGTTTTTTCCTCAGATCGGGCAGGTCCGTCGTGGGATATTCCTTGTTGCCGTAATCCGGGGAAACAAGGGCGTCCAGAGAGCAGCCGAGAATGGTGCCGGAAAGGAAGAGGGCGACGACTGTGAACGGAAGCATTCTCTTCATAAAATATGTCATGTTTTAACGACCTTTCCCGGGCATGTCAAGTTATTTCGGGAAGCCCGGAATATGTGCTTGATTTTTCGCTGTTGTGAACTTTAAACTAAGTCACGTGAAGAGGCAGGCAACCCCTGCTTCCTGCCCCTTTAGCCCTGAATTCGACATGCTGATCGAAAAGCTCATATGCAACGTTGCCCGGAAGAAGAACGCTGACTATCTGCGCTTCACGCCGGGCGAATCCTACGAGGTCCCGCGGCCCTCCGACGCGATCCCGAGGCTCCTTTATCTTCACGTGCCTTTCTGCGAGGAGCTGTGTCCCTATTGTTCCTTCAACCGCGTCGTCTACAGGGAGGACATCGCGCGGGCCTATTTTAAGGCACTACGCAAAGAGATGGGGATGTATCGCGACCTCGGGTACGATTTCAGCGCTGTCTATGTCGGAGGCGGCACGCCGACGGTCCTCATCGACGAACTGTCGGAGACGCTGATGCTGGCAAGAGGCATGTTCCACATCGGGGAGGTTTCCGTCGAGACGAACCCCAACCATCTCACGGAAGTCAACCTGGCACAGCTGAAGGACGTGGGGGTCAACCGTCTTTCCGTTGGTGTCCAGACCTTCGATGACGGTCTCCTGAAGGCCGTCGAGCGCTATCACAAGTACGGCAGCGGAGATGAGATCGCGCAAAGGCTCAAGGAGACGATGGGCCGCTTCGATACCCTCAACGTGGACATGATCTTCAATTTCCCCACCCAGACCGTGGAGATGCTGGAGCACGATCTCGATGTTCTCATGGATATCGCCGTGGACCAGGTGACGTTCTATCCCCTCATGGTCTCGACCTCCACGGAAAAGCTCATGGGCAGGAAGCTGGGCCGCG is part of the Syntrophorhabdus sp. genome and harbors:
- a CDS encoding LysR family transcriptional regulator, whose product is MKVGYKVWIDNNGKAFGEGPYQVLKRVEETGSLHKAAMDLNMSYRKAWLMLQAIEARLGFALLDRKVGGVSGGGSSITPEGKKFLKSYEGFREDVRQTLEKTFKKHFK
- a CDS encoding coproporphyrinogen III oxidase family protein, with product MLIEKLICNVARKKNADYLRFTPGESYEVPRPSDAIPRLLYLHVPFCEELCPYCSFNRVVYREDIARAYFKALRKEMGMYRDLGYDFSAVYVGGGTPTVLIDELSETLMLARGMFHIGEVSVETNPNHLTEVNLAQLKDVGVNRLSVGVQTFDDGLLKAVERYHKYGSGDEIAQRLKETMGRFDTLNVDMIFNFPTQTVEMLEHDLDVLMDIAVDQVTFYPLMVSTSTEKLMGRKLGRVDYDRGQDLYRKITEMLHDDYRPSTAWCFSRGDVMIDEYVVNYDEYAGLGSGSIGYLGGSVYSNTFDIPEYVNRLERGEFPVAARKDCGTRERLLYDFLMKLFGITLDLGELSKKHGVNAHHYLLPEITFFRLTGALLKSGPTLTLTPKGQYYWVIMMREFFIAVN